GTTACAGAGATTTCTTACCGCACAAAGTTATGAAGTTTCCATACAAGGTTGTCACAAGACAAAGGGTATTGAGCAAAGAAGCTACAACTGTTCAGGTGGGGTTGATTACCACATCCTGTGCTCAGGGAGATTTAAGACCCAGCAGGTCAAGAGGCCATCTAGTTCCCAGTTTTCTTAAAGACAATGGGGTGGGGGCCATTTGTTGATACAGTTGGTGATGTGCTTAAATTCCCTTTTTCTTGTGGGAACTGCTTGTGGCCTCCTGTCACGTGGCCTAGGGTCAGTGGTCCCTTGCTAAGTtagggtctttttatttttttcatcacaACCACAGCCCCTAACAAACAGTCCCCATTCCTGGGGATCACCACCAAGTGAAGACGAATATCCAGAAGCATGTGTAGGGGTCCCTATTCAGGTGGTACCTCTGAGGGGACACCTTATACCCCTGGGCTCTAATGTCCTTCTCCAGGCAGTACACAAGGTCCTCGTTCCCGGGGCCTGCCTTCCAGGGCCCAAATTTGACAACAGGTGTCTTTTTGGCCTCCAAGATATGCAATGGTTCCACACACTTTGCATCTTCCTCCTCTGtatgcaccacacacaccaccaccttTGACAATCGCATTGCCACGGCCTCTGCCCGAGCCAGGTGCAGCAGGACCTCCAGGTTCTCTTTGTAGTTTGGCACTCCCAGCAGGAACTGCATTCGAGCCACTTGTTCACCAAAGATCTGTGGCATGTCCTCCAAAATTTTGACCAAAAGATGGATTTGGTAGAACTTAGCCTCATGGTATACCTCAGGAATGTACTCTGTGGGCACTTTCCCAGTGCGTAGGTAGTCCAAGATAGGCCCAAAGTAGGTGCCAGGACGATCAATGAAGACGCGGCCCTGTGCATCCCTGTAGTATTTCTCGGATCGGTATAATATCTGTGAAAACTTGGAACCTGGATGCTTCATCAGGGTGCCCATGGTGGTGGTGTAGAACTGACCCCCGACATTTAGCTCCACAACCTGCAGACACAAACAGTACAGTGAACTAACAATGCTTGTCCAGGAGACACAGCTACAAGTTATTAGAGGATGTGCTGTCtgctgctacaaaaaaaaaaaaaaaaaaaaaaaaaagcaacaacaacaacaacaaaactaactcTGTGCAGTGATAAAGGTTAAGGCTGGATTTCCAACCTAAAGATTCAAGCACAAGCCAATGTGGGGACCAGTGATGGGGCCAGTCCTTCAGTTTGATTCAGGAATGACCTCATTCTCAACCTGTCTGTTGCACTGCCACTTACCATTTAAGTACTGTATTGGAATTAGGAGAGCCAAAGGCAAGCAAGATGCTGgagggacaggaaaaaaaaaaaaaaaaaaaagcactgagTTACCATGGCAACAAGTCCTACAGGGTCCATTTCAGCTGTTTAGAGAGGAGATGGCAAGAGAAGGACCCTGACCATACAGCTCAGGAAAATAAGCTCAGGACCTATGTCCTCCACATCCCCTAAACTTCAAGGCCCCTTGGCAAGGTTGACCAGTTAACGTTGAGGTCACCTCTATGAAGCACAGTGCTTCAAGGAGCACAGACTACCCCCTGAATAAATATGTTGGAATCCCTATTTCCCTGGAGCTCAGTGCTTAGGTCCTCTTAATGCCGTCATGCTACAAATGAAGAAAACCCAGAGAAAAGATTCACAGAAAGGGGAACAATGAAGTGCAGTTAGGATCAAATGTCCATCAGTCAGTCTAATGGAACTTACCAAACTGAAATGTGGGCTGTTCCAGCCCACCCCAACTCCTACCTCATTGCAGCCAATATTAGCTCTATGACTGGGGAAGTTCACTATCTTTCTCTACCTTTAGCTTCGGCGTCtatgaaaatagaagcaaaatgGACAGAGAACTCAAATCCTTCCAACTCTGAAAGTCTAATCCACCAGTCACTTCAAAAGTCctttctggccaggcagtggtggcgcacacctttaatcccggcactctcgggaggcagaggcaggcaaaattctgagtttgaggctctggtctacagagtgagttccaggacagccagagctactcagttaaccttgtctcaaaaaaacaaaagcaaaaaccaaaaaaagtcctTTCTGTGGCTAATTTACAGAAACCAGTTTCCCAGCTAGCTTGTACATCATTCAGCACCTGAAGGAACATGAGCTATTGTAACAGGGCTATACAATAAGAccatgtttcaaacaaaacaaaatagatagtGTCCTACTCTAACACCCTGTGCCCCAT
The DNA window shown above is from Cricetulus griseus strain 17A/GY chromosome 3, alternate assembly CriGri-PICRH-1.0, whole genome shotgun sequence and carries:
- the Kctd14 gene encoding BTB/POZ domain-containing protein KCTD14 isoform X2, which produces MSLSAHQPKEPGQPANQLKEPSQESQILCPDPDVVVELNVGGQFYTTTMGTLMKHPGSKFSQILYRSEKYYRDAQGRVFIDRPGTYFGPILDYLRTGKVPTEYIPEVYHEAKFYQIHLLVKILEDMPQIFGEQVARMQFLLGVPNYKENLEVLLHLARAEAVAMRLSKVVVCVVHTEEEDAKCVEPLHILEAKKTPVVKFGPWKAGPGNEDLVYCLEKDIRAQGYKVSPQRYHLNRDPYTCFWIFVFTWW